In a genomic window of Scyliorhinus torazame isolate Kashiwa2021f chromosome 5, sScyTor2.1, whole genome shotgun sequence:
- the LOC140418369 gene encoding uncharacterized protein isoform X3: MDRTEKDPNFSPGVRRKGFNVRKHKPSITSGSDRASIYHILNMEGKSIVHSGEKPDTSSGLTCHKCSHTEKKPWKCADCGKGFTYPSQLEIHRRSHTGERPFTCSKCGKRFTQSSSLSTHQQIHTGQRLFTCSMCGKAFSDASNLLRHQPVHTGERPFTCSQCGKGFTQLSTLSGHQQVHTGERPFTCSKCGKAFSDTSNLLKHKRVHTGERPFTCSECGKGFTQSSNLQNHQRIHTGERPFACAQCGKRFTRSYDLQSHQRVHTGERPFTCSECGKGFTRSSHLLIHQRIHTGERPFTCSQCGKGFIQLSTLSGHQQVHTGERPFTCSKCGKSFTRSSHLLRHERVHTGEKPFACSECGKGFTQSSNLQQHQRGHK; the protein is encoded by the exons ATGGACAGAACAGAGAAAGATCCCAACT tTTCACCGGGTGTTCGAAGGAAAGGCTTCAACGTCCGGAaacacaaaccaagcatcacatcaggatctgacagagcctcaatttatcatatcctgaatatggaaggaaaaagcatcgttcacagtggggagaaaccggacaCGTCATCAGGCCTCAcatgccacaaatgcagtcacacggagaagaaaccgtggaaatgtgcggactgtgggaaaggattcacttacccatcccagctggaaattcatcgacgcagtcacactggggagagaccattcacctgctccaagtgtgggaagagattcactcagtcatccagcctgtccacacaccagcaaatacacactgggcagagactgttcacctgctccatgtgtgggaaggcattcagtgatgcatccaacctgctgagacaccagccagttcacactggggagaggccgttcacctgctctcagtgtgggaagggattcactcagttgtccactCTGTccggacaccagcaagttcacactggggagagaccattcacctgctccaagtgtgggaaggcattcagtgatacatccaacctgctgaaacacaagcgagttcacactggggagagaccgttcacctgttcagagtgtgggaagggattcactcagtcatccaacctgcagaatcaccagcgaattcacactggggagaggccatttgcctgcgctcagtgtgggaagagattcactcgatcATAtgacctgcagagccaccagcgagttcacactggggagagaccattcacctgctccgagtgtgggaagggattcactcggtcatcccacctgctgattcaccagcgaattcacactggggagaggccgttcacctgctctcagtgtgggaagggattcattcagttgtccACTCTGTccggacaccagcaagttcacactggggagagaccattcacctgctccaagtgtgggaagtctttcactcggtcatcccacttgctgagacacgagcgagttcacactggggagaagccattcgcctgctcagagtgtgggaagggattcactcagtcatccaacctgcagcagcatcaacgaggccacaagtaa
- the LOC140418369 gene encoding uncharacterized protein isoform X1 has protein sequence MQIPPATANQQVRSTTLCWILLPSAGSRRAFKESTTLLWFGIVSARPVSPGVRRKGFNVRKHKPSITSGSDRASIYHILNMEGKSIVHSGEKPDTSSGLTCHKCSHTEKKPWKCADCGKGFTYPSQLEIHRRSHTGERPFTCSKCGKRFTQSSSLSTHQQIHTGQRLFTCSMCGKAFSDASNLLRHQPVHTGERPFTCSQCGKGFTQLSTLSGHQQVHTGERPFTCSKCGKAFSDTSNLLKHKRVHTGERPFTCSECGKGFTQSSNLQNHQRIHTGERPFACAQCGKRFTRSYDLQSHQRVHTGERPFTCSECGKGFTRSSHLLIHQRIHTGERPFTCSQCGKGFIQLSTLSGHQQVHTGERPFTCSKCGKSFTRSSHLLRHERVHTGEKPFACSECGKGFTQSSNLQQHQRGHK, from the exons atgcaaattcccccagcaacggccaatcagcaggtccgctctactaccctctgctggatcctactgccctctgctggatctcggagggcatttaaagagtcaaccacattgctgtggtttggaatcgtgtcggccagaccag tTTCACCGGGTGTTCGAAGGAAAGGCTTCAACGTCCGGAaacacaaaccaagcatcacatcaggatctgacagagcctcaatttatcatatcctgaatatggaaggaaaaagcatcgttcacagtggggagaaaccggacaCGTCATCAGGCCTCAcatgccacaaatgcagtcacacggagaagaaaccgtggaaatgtgcggactgtgggaaaggattcacttacccatcccagctggaaattcatcgacgcagtcacactggggagagaccattcacctgctccaagtgtgggaagagattcactcagtcatccagcctgtccacacaccagcaaatacacactgggcagagactgttcacctgctccatgtgtgggaaggcattcagtgatgcatccaacctgctgagacaccagccagttcacactggggagaggccgttcacctgctctcagtgtgggaagggattcactcagttgtccactCTGTccggacaccagcaagttcacactggggagagaccattcacctgctccaagtgtgggaaggcattcagtgatacatccaacctgctgaaacacaagcgagttcacactggggagagaccgttcacctgttcagagtgtgggaagggattcactcagtcatccaacctgcagaatcaccagcgaattcacactggggagaggccatttgcctgcgctcagtgtgggaagagattcactcgatcATAtgacctgcagagccaccagcgagttcacactggggagagaccattcacctgctccgagtgtgggaagggattcactcggtcatcccacctgctgattcaccagcgaattcacactggggagaggccgttcacctgctctcagtgtgggaagggattcattcagttgtccACTCTGTccggacaccagcaagttcacactggggagagaccattcacctgctccaagtgtgggaagtctttcactcggtcatcccacttgctgagacacgagcgagttcacactggggagaagccattcgcctgctcagagtgtgggaagggattcactcagtcatccaacctgcagcagcatcaacgaggccacaagtaa
- the LOC140418369 gene encoding uncharacterized protein isoform X2, giving the protein MEGKSIVHSGEKPDTSSGLTCHKCSHTEKKPWKCADCGKGFTYPSQLEIHRRSHTGERPFTCSKCGKRFTQSSSLSTHQQIHTGQRLFTCSMCGKAFSDASNLLRHQPVHTGERPFTCSQCGKGFTQLSTLSGHQQVHTGERPFTCSKCGKAFSDTSNLLKHKRVHTGERPFTCSECGKGFTQSSNLQNHQRIHTGERPFACAQCGKRFTRSYDLQSHQRVHTGERPFTCSECGKGFTRSSHLLIHQRIHTGERPFTCSQCGKGFIQLSTLSGHQQVHTGERPFTCSKCGKSFTRSSHLLRHERVHTGEKPFACSECGKGFTQSSNLQQHQRGHK; this is encoded by the coding sequence atggaaggaaaaagcatcgttcacagtggggagaaaccggacaCGTCATCAGGCCTCAcatgccacaaatgcagtcacacggagaagaaaccgtggaaatgtgcggactgtgggaaaggattcacttacccatcccagctggaaattcatcgacgcagtcacactggggagagaccattcacctgctccaagtgtgggaagagattcactcagtcatccagcctgtccacacaccagcaaatacacactgggcagagactgttcacctgctccatgtgtgggaaggcattcagtgatgcatccaacctgctgagacaccagccagttcacactggggagaggccgttcacctgctctcagtgtgggaagggattcactcagttgtccactCTGTccggacaccagcaagttcacactggggagagaccattcacctgctccaagtgtgggaaggcattcagtgatacatccaacctgctgaaacacaagcgagttcacactggggagagaccgttcacctgttcagagtgtgggaagggattcactcagtcatccaacctgcagaatcaccagcgaattcacactggggagaggccatttgcctgcgctcagtgtgggaagagattcactcgatcATAtgacctgcagagccaccagcgagttcacactggggagagaccattcacctgctccgagtgtgggaagggattcactcggtcatcccacctgctgattcaccagcgaattcacactggggagaggccgttcacctgctctcagtgtgggaagggattcattcagttgtccACTCTGTccggacaccagcaagttcacactggggagagaccattcacctgctccaagtgtgggaagtctttcactcggtcatcccacttgctgagacacgagcgagttcacactggggagaagccattcgcctgctcagagtgtgggaagggattcactcagtcatccaacctgcagcagcatcaacgaggccacaagtaa